A window of Heterodontus francisci isolate sHetFra1 chromosome 2, sHetFra1.hap1, whole genome shotgun sequence genomic DNA:
GACTTGGTATTTTCCACCTGCATTATTGCATGACTCATTCATTATTTACCAAGTTTATTGTAATGTGTCATCATTTATTCATAGAGaaaaagcagactgaaactgtatgCACACCTATTTTAAATGTACACAATACATTATCCATTTTACTATGGGCTTGCAGTTCTTTATTTTCTATTTTCTGTCATTTCTAAACTACTGTTTAAAATACATTAATCTATATAAATGGTGAGCAACAATTATTTGTAGAAAAGAAAAAATGTATTACAATACTGCTTTCCCCTCTACACATTGCATTCAACTTTAAATGTGCGCATCCAAGACAATAACAGGTAATGCTGGAACAAAATTACAACATGGGCTTTAAGTCTCTAGATTTAGAAGTTTTTTTAGAATGGAACTTTTAAAATGAACTAATCTCTAGACAAAGCACAGGGAGTGGCTAAGTGTACTTTAGGCAGTCTCTTTCACACAACTCTACTAGGACATGGTACCCAGCCTAAAACTACATGGACACAACATTCAAAAATGTCTTTAGGAAATGTAGCACTTGGAAGTCACGCTCAATTATGATTTTGTGGATAATTATCAAGTACTGTATCCATGACTTTATAGAACATAGAATGGAAGCACTTGTGTTAACAAAATAAACAACAAAaccaaaataatttttttaaaaaacatcgcAACATGCACGCGATGAGTTGATTTGGTAATCAAAAAATAGTCACACAGAATTTAGCACTCACTACAACCCAGAAACTGAATTGTTAAACTGGAAATCAGGCTACAGCAACAAAGCAAAATAAAGTGGGACCCCTTGCTCCCAATGGCAAAACAAACCAACACTCTTGAACAAATAAAATTCCAGAAAAGTCCTCACTATAGCTCTCTTCATTAAAAAGCACGCAATTTGCTTGTTTAGCTCTAAACACCACTTCATTAAAAGTAAAAAGCACACGCAGCTCTATTACACTCTAAGAAATAACATACATGCAACAGTTAATCACCATTTTAGCTTGTTTGTGTGTTTGAGTCTACTGGTTACAGTTTAAGATCTGCTCATTCGGTAACTATTCCACCTCATATCATCAAATCCTTCTCTCATCATCATGTTATCTTAACTGTAAACGACCCCTGTCAGATCAGAAAGAAATACATAGAATTGAGTCAAGCCAAAAGGGGGCACAAAGTCGATTTGTTAGAATAAGTAAATAACACCATTGTACAGCACCAAAAAAGTATTGTATCTGGCTGCTGGGTTGGATGAACGGAAACGCTTTCAGAACTTGACTCATTGAACGATTGCACAGCAccaatagatttttttttattctccAAAGTTTATGTTAGTTATTTGACGATGGGTGTTAAACTACAGTCGTCTCATGATAGCTAAACAGACATAGAATCGCTTTCAAGCTTTTTTTCTTTTAAAGAATAGTTGAGATGCAGTTTGCTTAACTGCAATTCTGTGAAGTTGGAAGGCGTTAACAGTAGAAATATATCTGTCTTTCAATGGAGCCGAAACTGGTTATTAATTGCGGTTGGTGAGCGGCGGCACTTACCCATATGGCCTGGGGACGAAAGCAGGGTGAATCTGCTGTACTCCGAAAGCGAAACCTGTCAAGGCAAACCAGATTCAACGTTACAAATGGAAACACAACTTCACTCAGCACAAGGATAAAACCGTCAGAGACACCGTCCCAACTTCAGATCAAGTGCTTTGACCATCTACTGTGAAAACACATGGCAGCAACACATTAATTTCCCAATCTGAATGCCCCTCTTTTCTTTCAAAGCTTTCTAATGACTTCTTTTGAATGGGGGTTTTGACTGATGGGTTATTGATATttttttctgggggggggggggggcgggggggagatgtTATCTTGAGCTCCTGCCTCAGACTCACACACTCACCTGGCTGCATGATACGAGGTTTCGCCCCCAGGTAAGCCAGGTTGACATTGGCTTTCCTGCCGTCGATGATGGGGTTGGGATCTTTGCATGCTCGCTCCGCCGCCGCCCGGTCAGCCATGGTCACCTGTAACCAGGGAAAAGAAAAGCCGGGACACACCCCGGCATCAGTAAAACAACGCCAAAAGAGCATCAAACCAGCCATAGGTCTCCCAACAATAACCATTCATTAATTATTATTTATTAACTAATCACTGGTTAAACTTCTTTGCTCGGTACTTACAAAGCCGTAGCCGCGGGACTTGCCCGTCTGCCGGTCGGTGATGACCACCGCTTCCTCGATGTCGCCGAACACCTCGAAGTACTTGCGGAGCGACGCGTCCGTGGTGTGGTAGGGCAGCCCGCCGACGAAGATCTTGGTAAAGGTGGTGTCCTTCTGGGTGGTGTGCATCTTGCCCCCGGGCGCAGGCTGCAGCACTCACACGCGGCGATGGGCTTTGATCCTGCAACAGTTACACCAGTCGCTGGAGAAAGGACTGAAGTGCACCCTTTCTGattgctcttcccccccccaacgTCCCCAAATAAATTAACACATCAACAAATCAACCTTCCCAGCTGCCCTGTGAGGTAGATCAAATGCAAAATCACTTGTGGCTTGCGCTCCCGTCACGCTCGCAATCCGCTGTTTCCACTGCCCGCTATCTGGGCTCTTTAAATGCCCACTGTCGGCCCGGCTGCTCTGGTCATGGCCCCGCCCCTCTCTAACCCCGCCCTCTACCAGCTATCCCCGCCCTCTCGCTCTAACTCCGCCCCTCACTCTAACCACACCCTCCCGCCCCTATAACCCCGCCCCCTCGCTCTAACCCCGCCCTCACTGTCCCTCGAACCTCACTCTAACACCGCCGCCCCTCTAGCTCTAGCCCCGCCCCACTCGCTCTAACCCCGCCCACCCGACCCTCTAACCCCGCCCCCTCTTGTGCTTCCTCCGCTGAGACAAACCCACCCCACCCACAATCGTCATTGTTCGTGCCAGTCACCAAGccccgcccccccacacccaccaATCGATGGCTTCCTGCCATTGTGGGCCCGAGCTGGAGATTAGGTGGCTGGTGGTTTGGCTGGAGGGGgatttaacttctctgaattgggtGACGCTCGCAGTCAAAACCATGCCACTGTCAACTAAAGAGGACTTCTTGGTGTCAATCCGAATCAGTGGCTTTAACATTGGGAAGGGCCAAGGGAAGTGAGGCAGAAACAATTCGCCTATTTAGATCACACAGGAGTTGAGTTTAGTTGCCAAAGTGAGAACCGTAACCGAATTCACCGTTGAAACAAAGCACAACATGAGTCAGGGGTCAAGTTCCACATTTGTTGTTGGGAAATGAGGCTGAATATATGCCGAGCAGTGATGGCATCCTCCACTTTATTCCTCCTCTTGTTCCAGGGTTTAAAAGAATAAGTGAATAAAAAGGGCTGCATAAAGAATCAGGTAAGGGAGAAGAGACACCGAAAAAACAGACCTATTGGCTCCCCATGACTCAAAAGGGATGACCACTCAACTGCGGCTGGAGGGGCTACAGTTGTCTTCCCTACATTAAGGTTGGGAAGATAGGCCATGGTTTATGGTTCAGATTATGATCCAGTGAATGCTGCCTGGTGCATGGAGTGGGTATTGGGGATACGTGGGTTTAAGTTAGGGTTCCCCAGTGGTCCTCACTTCAACCCAGTTATGGTAACCAAGAGTCCAAAGCATGTGTTGAGACTGTTACCCATTAAGTAGCCAATGCCTTCAGAAAGGGAATGAATGGGAGATAATTGTGAAACTGAAAACAAAAACAGATCCACTTGTCTGAACTAGCTGAAGTCTAGGAGTAAGATGATTTACAATTTGATTAATGTTGTTTTGATCCTGTGTAAACAGTTACATTGTCATAAATGTAATACACCATTGCAGTGCTTATGTTGCTAGAGTAACAGTGGAACTGCTGCAACACAGTGGCTGTAAGAGTAGGTAGTTAATAACAATTAGAACAGATACTTTCACTGAAATGGAATGAATTAATTTTGGTCAGCCAGGTGTCTGACGTGTGGAAAGCTATTACCTTGTTTAAGAATCTCCAAAATAAGCAATAAAGAAATTTACACCTGCCTGTAAGGCTTCTGTTTGTGCATTAAGGAGCCCACATTTTTTGCTTGTAGGAACATACCCACTAACTTAAGACTGCAGAACTTAAGTGCAGGTTGGCAGAACCAAGGCTTAGGGTCCCTCAAATGTGCTTTGGGGTACTGCTGAAGTTTACCCGGCTGAAAAAAAACCATACAGTATTCGGAGATTGCTTCCTGATGCGCGTCCAGCTAGGATAATCCTTCTTATTGAGATATTGGCTTGCAGTTTCATGTAGAGCAGAGTGGGAAGAATGTCAACCCATTTGTAAACCAGACTGGCTGGCTAATCACCATAAGCATCCTAGTGTACCGACTGCCATAGATATTGGATTAGTGAGCTTGCCACAGATTTGGTACTGAGTTTCACTACACAAGTCACGTGGCAGCAAGCTCAACCTGCTGTTTAATACACCTTTTTAACATACCTTTTCAGTCTTAAAAGCACTTTAATTGCTGATTTTGTTTTTCAATACATATATTTGACAGAATAATGTCAAATAACATCGAGAAACATATCAGGACACAATGGCCTCTGACCAACTAACCATACTCCTCATGAAACCTGTTCTCTCAGTAAAAAGCTGAGTTTAACTGGCTGCAGTTTAAGAGTTGGCTTCCACCTTCAAGTGTCAGTACACAGCAGGTACAGATTCTCAGTCCCCAAATTAAAACCAAAAGAACTTTAACCGATGGAGAAAAAGATTTGATGCAATGTTGCATGAACTATTATAGGCAAACAATAACATGATAAGTAGCTATTGCAATACATAATAAATCAATACCTTGTGACTACCTACCACATTACAATTGTATGCTATCTGTAACAGAATGACAGACGCAGAAATTTAGTACAGGGCTGAGGCCTTCACCTGCATTGGATGCCCAGCACAATTATAGTTTTCATGAGTGCTTACTTTCATGAATGACTTCACTCGTAGGACTGTCTAAGCAGAAGCAGTTGTTCACAATTAAATAAAATACATGTTCATTTAAAAACCAAGAAAATTATTACATTTGTGATCATATTCATAGTGTAAACAAtattgcagataggcatttctgttttCAGTACAGGCAGCTCAATCGTTTTAGACAAATAAAATGGCCCTGTGCTAGCAGTAATTCCATCAATGTGGTACCGTGTCTCACTGGACAAAGAAGAATCTTAACAACATGCCATAGCAATAGAAAACCTTGGACTACATCATGGCAACACATTCATAACCAATTCACCTCATTAGGACTAAGTAGTTAATACAGAAGTAGAAATATTCTGTGCCATTGCTCATAGTGAAGTGGATGTGTGCAAAGGGGTTTTGTTAAGGAAGCAGAGGGATGCCACTGGAAAATATGGGATAAAATTTATGAGCAATACATGCAGATAATATTTTTTTCTTGTAAATTCTGAGACAATCAGGGTTTTTTTTAATGAGTGATAGACATTTACGTGACAAACAATCATCATACCCATCACTTACTGTACATAGTGCCAACCTAGGCTAAATTGTCGCACTCTCACCAATGAGTCAGTTATTTtttggttcaagccccactccagaaactgaGCACATAATTCAAGctagcacttcagtgcagtactgagggaatactgtactgtcagaggtactggcttttggatgagacattaaactgaggccctgtttgccctctgaggtgaatgtaaaagattccattgtACTGTTCGAggcagagcagggaagttctcccgaaGTCCTGCCTAACATTATCTcttaaccaacaccatcaaaaacagattgtctggtcatttatttcattgctgtttgagagagcttgtgtgcaaatttgctgctatatttcctacattacaacagtggctaaacttctaaagcacttaattggcttaaagtgctttgggatgtcctgaggtcatgaaaggtcctatagaaatgcaatttcttTTAATGGGGTGTTGATCACAGGAAACAGCCAGGAGTGGAACTTGAGGACTCAAGTATGATTTGCAGCATCAAACTACATATTTTTAACAATATGATCTGAAACGACCAATTGTACTGGGAACTCTTCACCAGGTACTGAGGTTAATGTATGCACAGAAGCCTGAAGTGTTTTGTCACCAGGGATGTCACCACTTCTATTTCCCGATTACAAAACTTGATGCTTGGTCTTCTAGGCAGGTCATTGCATTCTGTTTGCAGCTCATTTATGAGTTTCATTTCACACACATGCATGTGTCTCTCTTTTTCAGTCACGGGAGTGAACTATGCATGGTTGTAACAATTGCCTTACACAGCCACACAGAAAAATTATGGAACCAAATCAATACTGCCAAGAAATAGACATTTTTACAGGAAATTAAAACATCTATAATCTTAAAATCTACATTTATCTGACCTGCATTACATAAACTAATGCAAGTGAACTGCATTATATTTCTCTGTTTTAAAGAACAGCTTTTCATCCAATTTGAAAGACAGCTTTGAACATCAAACTATTTCTGCTATGTTTCTTTCATATTTAGAAGCATAAAATGCAATATTTATAGCTACAATAATACATGTTTAAAAAGTGTTCTTGACATCTACCTGATTACAGCATAATTAAATGGAAGCTTGTCCCATCATCTATTTAGATTTAGAGATTTTAGCGGAGAACAAGAACTATAAGAGATATATTAATTTGGATAATTTCTTCTTTTCCAACTAAATTCCACTAGTACTTTGTGTAACTAAAACATTCTACTTAAATGAACAAGGTAAAAAAAACCTTAAAATTCAGAGCATCACTCTAAACTGGAATAATGGTACAACCTTTCTGGAATATGCTATTTTCTCTACTGTCACTTGGTTTTACAATTTGGGCATTGGATTCTCAAAAATCACTCATAATGGTTTCTGAAGTTTTTAAAATCCCTACAAGCtacctttttgactaagcttttcgttatctgtcctaatttctccttatgcggctcagtgtcaaattttgtttgatcatgtttctgtgaagcaccttgggacatttaactaTGTTAAGGGTGACAGATAAAAACAAGTTGTTGTTTATCTGTCATATTTTCTCAGTAACTAAAATTCCTGAAGCAAAATGTAAAAATTATAAATAATTACACATTTAACAGTAACAACATTAAACTTATTAATGGAATTGTCTTTTGTATTTGTTAATGCTTTTATTAAAGTTTTAACCTGAGGATCTCAGACACTCCTAAAAACCTGGATTTGGACTTAATGTGAATTATGACTGTGAGCTGAATTTGAATTGTGCAGGCTAAGGATGTATAATCTATCTAATTTTCGAGGATGCACCGGTACCATTCACTCAGCCATATTGGTGGAATATTTTTCTTGAGACTCTAGCACTTTTCTGCTCAGTAGCTTTCCATCAACTTATTTAGAAAAATAATAGG
This region includes:
- the LOC137383884 gene encoding RNA-binding protein 24, yielding MHTTQKDTTFTKIFVGGLPYHTTDASLRKYFEVFGDIEEAVVITDRQTGKSRGYGFVTMADRAAAERACKDPNPIIDGRKANVNLAYLGAKPRIMQPGFAFGVQQIHPAFVPRPYGIPTHYVYPQAFMQPGVVIPHVQPTAAASPYIDYTGTAYAQYSAATAAAAAAAAYEQYPFAASPAAAAAAAGYVTAAGYSYAVQQPMPNAAPGAAAAAAFSQYQPQQLQTDRLQ